In a single window of the Pseudorca crassidens isolate mPseCra1 chromosome 9, mPseCra1.hap1, whole genome shotgun sequence genome:
- the C9H11orf58 gene encoding small acidic protein isoform X2, translating to MSAARESHPHGVKRSASPDDDLGSSNWEAADLGNEERKQKFLRLMGAGKKEHTGRLVIGDHKSTSHFRTGEEDKKINEELESQYQQSMDSKLSGRYRRHCGLGFSEVDDHDGEGDVAGDDDDDDDDSPDPESPDDSESDSESEKEESAEELQATEHPDEVEDPKNKKDAKSNYKMMFVKSSGS from the exons ATGAGTGCTGCCAGAGAGTCCCATCCGCACGGGGTGAAGCGTTCAGCCTCCCCAGACGACGAT CTTGGATCTAGCAATTGGGAGGCAGCAGACTTAggtaatgaagaaagaaaacagaagttctTGAGACTTATGGGTGCAGGAAAG AAAGAACATACTGGTCGTCTTGTTATAGGAGATCACAAATCCACATCTCACTTCCGAACAG gggaagaagacaagaaaattaACGAAGAACTGGAGTCTCAATATCAACAAAGTATGGACAGTAAATTATCAGGAAGATATCGACGACATTGTGGACTTGGCTTCAGTGAG GTAGATGATCATGATGGAGAAGGTGATGTGgctggagatgatgatgatgatgatgatgattcacCTGATCCTGAAAGTCCAGATGACTCTGAAAGTGATTCagagtcagagaaagaagaatctgCTGAAGAACTCCAAGCTACTGAGCACCCTGATGAAGTGGAGGatcccaaaaacaaaaaagatgcaaAAAGCAACTATAAGATGATGTTTGTTAAATCCAGTGGTTCATAA
- the C9H11orf58 gene encoding small acidic protein isoform X1 has product MSAARESHPHGVKRSASPDDDLGSSNWEAADLGNEERKQKFLRLMGAGKASHRRGLSRWGAQVPDAQAQRPWLTGPAAPRHVGSSLTGARPDVGDSQPLRHQKEHTGRLVIGDHKSTSHFRTGEEDKKINEELESQYQQSMDSKLSGRYRRHCGLGFSEVDDHDGEGDVAGDDDDDDDDSPDPESPDDSESDSESEKEESAEELQATEHPDEVEDPKNKKDAKSNYKMMFVKSSGS; this is encoded by the exons ATGAGTGCTGCCAGAGAGTCCCATCCGCACGGGGTGAAGCGTTCAGCCTCCCCAGACGACGAT CTTGGATCTAGCAATTGGGAGGCAGCAGACTTAggtaatgaagaaagaaaacagaagttctTGAGACTTATGGGTGCAGGAAAG gcctctcaccgtcgtggcctctcccgttggggagcacaggttccggacgcgcaggctcagcggccatggctcacgggccccgccgctccgcggcatgtgggatcttccctgaccggggcacgacccgACGTaggggactcccaaccactgcgccaccag AAAGAACATACTGGTCGTCTTGTTATAGGAGATCACAAATCCACATCTCACTTCCGAACAG gggaagaagacaagaaaattaACGAAGAACTGGAGTCTCAATATCAACAAAGTATGGACAGTAAATTATCAGGAAGATATCGACGACATTGTGGACTTGGCTTCAGTGAG GTAGATGATCATGATGGAGAAGGTGATGTGgctggagatgatgatgatgatgatgatgattcacCTGATCCTGAAAGTCCAGATGACTCTGAAAGTGATTCagagtcagagaaagaagaatctgCTGAAGAACTCCAAGCTACTGAGCACCCTGATGAAGTGGAGGatcccaaaaacaaaaaagatgcaaAAAGCAACTATAAGATGATGTTTGTTAAATCCAGTGGTTCATAA